From the Lepidochelys kempii isolate rLepKem1 chromosome 2, rLepKem1.hap2, whole genome shotgun sequence genome, one window contains:
- the MLH1 gene encoding DNA mismatch repair protein Mlh1 isoform X3 translates to MGLGERASYCDGKLKAPPKPCAGNQGTQITVEDLFYNVTTRRKALKNPSEEYAKILEVVGRYAIHNSGTSFSVKKQGDTVADVRTLSNATTVDNIRSIFGNAVSRELIEVGCEDGKLAFKMKGYITNANYSVKKCMFLLFINHRLVESTALRKAIETVYAAYLPKSTHPFLYLSLEIAPQNVDVNVHPTKHEVHFLHEDSILECVQQHIESKLLGSNSSRMYFTQTLIPGAECSSTEVVKSVASSSFTAKGTGDKVYAHQMVRTDSRDQKLDAFLQPTNKPLSTGHTAVTLDDGIGLSDGRSRQRDTEMEDLNDFDTIVAAQGDSVMAPEGQKESGRLTPETVPTRKRQWTGSDVEMEEDDTRKGMTAACTPKRRIINLTSVLTLQEEISSQAHASLQEMLRDHSFVGCVSPQWALAQYQTKLYLLNTTQLSQELFYQILLYDFANFGVLRLSEPAPLYDLAMLALENTESGWTEEDGPKEGLAEYIVEFLKKKTEMLKDYFSFEIDEDGNLTGLPLLIDNYVPPLEGLPMFILRLATEVNWDEEKECFESLSKECAMFYSIRKQYIVEESDLTNQQSEELGSGSTSWKWTVEHVIYKAFRTHLLPPKHFTEDGNILQLANLPDLYKVFERC, encoded by the exons aGCTAGCTATTGTGATGGAAAACTGAAAGCGCCTCCCAAACCTTGTGCTGGAAACCAGGGGACTCAGATCACg GTTGAGGATCTTTTTTACAATGTAACTACAAGGAGGAAAGCCTTAAAAAATCCAAGTGAAGAGTATGCAAAAATATTAGAAGTCGTTGGCAG GTATGCCATCCACAACTCAGGTACCAGTTTTTCAGTTAAAAAG cAAGGTGATACGGTGGCAGATGTTAGAACCCTATCAAATGCCACAACAGTGGACAATATTAGGTCCATTTTTGGAAATGCTGTTAGCCG AGAACTGATAGAAGTGGGCTGTGAAGATGGAAAGCTGGCCTTTAAAATGAAAGGTTACATAACAAATGCAAATTATTCAGTGAAGAAATGCATGTTTTTACTCTTCATAAATC ATCGACTGGTGGAGTCAACTGCTTTGCGGAAAGCCATAGAAACTGTATATGCTGCTTATTTGCCGAAAAGTACACATCCATTCCTGTACTTAAG CCTGGAAATAGCCCCTCAGAATGTAGATGTGAATGTGCATCCTACAAAGCACGAAGTCCATTTTCTTCATGAAGACAGTATCCTAGAGTGTGTGCAGCAACATATAGAGAGCAAATTACTGGGCTCTAACTCTTCAAGGATGTACTTCACCCAG ACTTTGATCCCAGGAGCTGAATGCTCTTCCACTGAGGTTGTTAAATCAGTAGCAAGCTCCTCTTTCACAGCTAAAGGAACAGGTGATAAAGTCTATGCCCACCAGATGGTCCGCACCGATTCCCGAGACCAGAAGCTGGATGCTTTCCTTCAGCCTACAAACAAACCCTTGAGTACAGGGCATACAGCGGTGACCCTAGATGATGGTATAGGACTTTCTGATGGCAGATCCAGACAGCGGGATACGGAAATGGAAGATCTCAATGACTTTGATACAATAGTTGCTGCACAGGGGGATTCAGTGATGGCAccagaggggcagaaggaaagtgGAAGGCTGACTCCTGAAACAGTCCCTACTAG AAAGAGACAGTGGACAGGCTCGGATGTGGAAATGGAGGAAGATGATACCAGAAAGGGAATGACTGCTGCCTGCACCCCTAAGAGAAGGATTATTAACCTAACCAGTGTGTTGACTCTGCAAGAGGAAATTAGTAGCCAAGCACATGCAA GTCTTCAGGAGATGCTACGTGATCACTCGTTTGTTGGTTGTGTTAGCCCACAGTGGGCACTGGCACAATACCAGACAAAGCTGTATCTTCTCAATACCACCCAACTCAG CCAAGAACTCTTCTACCAGATTCTTCTTTATGACTTTGCAAACTTTGGAGTTCTGAGGTTGTCA GAGCCAGCTCCGCTGTATGATCTGGCTATGCTAGCCTTGGAGAACACTGAAAGTGGCTGGACAGAAGAAGATGGCCCAAAGGAAGGACTTGCTGAATACATTGTCGAGTTTCTaaaaaagaagactgaaatgCTGAAAGACTATTTCTCTTTTGAAATTGATGAG GATGGAAACCTTACTGGATTACCCCTCCTGATAGACAACTATGTTCCACCATTGGAGGGACTACCTATGTTTATCCTTCGCTTAGCCACAGAG GTAAACTGGGATGAAGAAAAAGAATGTTTTGAAAGCCTCAGTAAAGAATGTGCCATGTTTTACTCCATTAGAAAGCAGTATATAGTGGAGGAATCTGACTTGACTAACCAGCAG AGTGAAGAGCTTGGATCTGGTTCAACATCTTGGAAATGGACTGTGGAACATGTTATTTACAAAGCTTTTAGGACCCACCTTTTGCCTCCTAAACACTTCACAGAAGATGGCAACATTTTGCAGCTTGCTAATCTGCCAGACCTGTATAAAGTTTTTGAGAGGTGTTGA
- the MLH1 gene encoding DNA mismatch repair protein Mlh1 isoform X4, translating to MQVEDLFYNVTTRRKALKNPSEEYAKILEVVGRYAIHNSGTSFSVKKQGDTVADVRTLSNATTVDNIRSIFGNAVSRELIEVGCEDGKLAFKMKGYITNANYSVKKCMFLLFINHRLVESTALRKAIETVYAAYLPKSTHPFLYLSLEIAPQNVDVNVHPTKHEVHFLHEDSILECVQQHIESKLLGSNSSRMYFTQTLIPGAECSSTEVVKSVASSSFTAKGTGDKVYAHQMVRTDSRDQKLDAFLQPTNKPLSTGHTAVTLDDGIGLSDGRSRQRDTEMEDLNDFDTIVAAQGDSVMAPEGQKESGRLTPETVPTRKRQWTGSDVEMEEDDTRKGMTAACTPKRRIINLTSVLTLQEEISSQAHASLQEMLRDHSFVGCVSPQWALAQYQTKLYLLNTTQLSQELFYQILLYDFANFGVLRLSEPAPLYDLAMLALENTESGWTEEDGPKEGLAEYIVEFLKKKTEMLKDYFSFEIDEDGNLTGLPLLIDNYVPPLEGLPMFILRLATEVNWDEEKECFESLSKECAMFYSIRKQYIVEESDLTNQQSEELGSGSTSWKWTVEHVIYKAFRTHLLPPKHFTEDGNILQLANLPDLYKVFERC from the exons ATGCAGGTTGAGGATCTTTTTTACAATGTAACTACAAGGAGGAAAGCCTTAAAAAATCCAAGTGAAGAGTATGCAAAAATATTAGAAGTCGTTGGCAG GTATGCCATCCACAACTCAGGTACCAGTTTTTCAGTTAAAAAG cAAGGTGATACGGTGGCAGATGTTAGAACCCTATCAAATGCCACAACAGTGGACAATATTAGGTCCATTTTTGGAAATGCTGTTAGCCG AGAACTGATAGAAGTGGGCTGTGAAGATGGAAAGCTGGCCTTTAAAATGAAAGGTTACATAACAAATGCAAATTATTCAGTGAAGAAATGCATGTTTTTACTCTTCATAAATC ATCGACTGGTGGAGTCAACTGCTTTGCGGAAAGCCATAGAAACTGTATATGCTGCTTATTTGCCGAAAAGTACACATCCATTCCTGTACTTAAG CCTGGAAATAGCCCCTCAGAATGTAGATGTGAATGTGCATCCTACAAAGCACGAAGTCCATTTTCTTCATGAAGACAGTATCCTAGAGTGTGTGCAGCAACATATAGAGAGCAAATTACTGGGCTCTAACTCTTCAAGGATGTACTTCACCCAG ACTTTGATCCCAGGAGCTGAATGCTCTTCCACTGAGGTTGTTAAATCAGTAGCAAGCTCCTCTTTCACAGCTAAAGGAACAGGTGATAAAGTCTATGCCCACCAGATGGTCCGCACCGATTCCCGAGACCAGAAGCTGGATGCTTTCCTTCAGCCTACAAACAAACCCTTGAGTACAGGGCATACAGCGGTGACCCTAGATGATGGTATAGGACTTTCTGATGGCAGATCCAGACAGCGGGATACGGAAATGGAAGATCTCAATGACTTTGATACAATAGTTGCTGCACAGGGGGATTCAGTGATGGCAccagaggggcagaaggaaagtgGAAGGCTGACTCCTGAAACAGTCCCTACTAG AAAGAGACAGTGGACAGGCTCGGATGTGGAAATGGAGGAAGATGATACCAGAAAGGGAATGACTGCTGCCTGCACCCCTAAGAGAAGGATTATTAACCTAACCAGTGTGTTGACTCTGCAAGAGGAAATTAGTAGCCAAGCACATGCAA GTCTTCAGGAGATGCTACGTGATCACTCGTTTGTTGGTTGTGTTAGCCCACAGTGGGCACTGGCACAATACCAGACAAAGCTGTATCTTCTCAATACCACCCAACTCAG CCAAGAACTCTTCTACCAGATTCTTCTTTATGACTTTGCAAACTTTGGAGTTCTGAGGTTGTCA GAGCCAGCTCCGCTGTATGATCTGGCTATGCTAGCCTTGGAGAACACTGAAAGTGGCTGGACAGAAGAAGATGGCCCAAAGGAAGGACTTGCTGAATACATTGTCGAGTTTCTaaaaaagaagactgaaatgCTGAAAGACTATTTCTCTTTTGAAATTGATGAG GATGGAAACCTTACTGGATTACCCCTCCTGATAGACAACTATGTTCCACCATTGGAGGGACTACCTATGTTTATCCTTCGCTTAGCCACAGAG GTAAACTGGGATGAAGAAAAAGAATGTTTTGAAAGCCTCAGTAAAGAATGTGCCATGTTTTACTCCATTAGAAAGCAGTATATAGTGGAGGAATCTGACTTGACTAACCAGCAG AGTGAAGAGCTTGGATCTGGTTCAACATCTTGGAAATGGACTGTGGAACATGTTATTTACAAAGCTTTTAGGACCCACCTTTTGCCTCCTAAACACTTCACAGAAGATGGCAACATTTTGCAGCTTGCTAATCTGCCAGACCTGTATAAAGTTTTTGAGAGGTGTTGA